The segment ttgaaTTTAGATTTTCATATGGTTTCGTTTATGTGGTTGACTGGTCACATCCGGTGAATGATGAATCAGTCTCTCCCTCGTTGGTGAAGTGGGCAAATTCTTACCCAAAGCATACATTCCTGCAACCTGTTACAATTGATGTGACACCAATGCAAGTGGATAATACAATTGTTCTATCGTGTTTTAGTCCCCGagcctgataaaaaaaaaggaaaaaaaaaagaaaaacaaaagtcagttttttttttcttttgcaaatAAGGACACAAGAAACACGTAATAAAATATGTCACTAATTAATGACATCTAAGCGACTGATAAAATTAACGACATGCACATTAAGGACATTTCTTGGGATGATGTAAATTTGACGTAAATCATGATTAACGACAGAAAAAGAACATTTCTGAGTGTCATTAACTcagtgttttcttgtagtgacacTATTCTCTGTTTACTGAACGGTTTGATGATAAAGATCTCCATGAACATGAGTGAGTTTATGCATTTTTCAGTTGCTTGGAACATGCGGCCTCAGTTGCAAAAACGTTCTTGATGTCTGAATGTGTTGTTGTTGAGATTAAGGAGCCTAAACCAGTTTCTGCAGGCAACTCAATGGACAATTCAGGTTATTCCTATTACTCTGAATCCATTGATGGAAGCTTGGACAATAACATCAGAACTCATGTTTCTTTATCTCTGAATCTCTTTGACTTTGTCTTGTTGTAGGATATGGATACTAAGATAGACCAGCCGGATTTACTCTTGAAAATCAGAGATAAATGAACGTTCTGAAATGAGAGTAGCTCATCGGATACAAATTACTTTTAGCTTGCAAACAAATGTTGATGTGCTAAGTGTAATGATTTTTTGAATCAGAGCATAATGTGTTAAAAGTATTCAAGAGTAAACATTGTTGTAAGTTATAATATCTTAAGTCTAACATATAAGTTTTAGCCACTTTTTGAGACATCATAATCGTATGTATTTATCAAATTTGTCCCCAAAAGAAGTTCGTAAGACACTTGAAAGTACAAAAATATTGGGAAAGGCATAAGAGACTTGTTGTGATAACaagagaaaaaaagacaaaatgaATAGCAAGAACATATGAGCATCTCATGCTACAGCTTCTGCTTATGTCACACTTGGATCCCGATTTTCTTTGGTAAATTATCTTTGTGTATACATACATGAGAAATACTTGAATCGTGGTCCTTTCTTTATCATGCAGGAATCAAACTATTGAGGTAAATATGATGGATTCTTGATACTTTAAGACAAACCTTTGCCTAATATTATGTTAGGTCTAAAGCATGAGTGGTACCAAGAGTCTTTGTGTCATAGTGGTTATTTACCTTGTGATGTTGTTACGGGTGGTGTGCTCGAACGACAAATCTACGCTTTTTTACCTTTGCtcgaaatttaatttatttaaagatTGTGGgagagaaaaacgtgagagagaagATATTGTGCGAGATTTAATGTAGATTTAGGAAATATATAACCGAAATATGGAAGTTTTCATATTTTCGTGATTTGGCTATAATATGTATTCTACGTTGTGCAGAACACTTGAGAGAGGGTGGAAATTTTTTTTCGTAAGCGTAACATAAAGTAAAAGATAGAGTATAACTTAATGAATTCTAGCTAAGATAGAATATACAAGAAAATTTTGTTTGCGTTATATTTCATGATAGATCCATGTATAATATTTAGTATCCGATTTCTAGACTAAttagatagttttttttttttttttttttttttttttttttttttttttgatcaactacTAATTAGATAGCTAGAATGAGTATTCTATCCCTAGCTaagatataaaataaagtatgggttcactatttttttataataattttaaacatataaatagtcatacttatgtatctaatggtttcatattttttatatttttaaattttaatttactatTATTTCTGTTACAGAAGGGTtccaaattaccaaaaataaaatattctattagaataaataaaaattgagcgagtctttttttttttcaatttcccCATTCGAACTTCACTTCCATCTAATGAATTTATTCCACAATTGTCATGAGAAAATGAGAAACCAATTTAATTTTGTCCAAGAgtaccacacaaaaaaaaactatattacaCTGTGTCTCAGTCAGACTTTGATCCTTTACTAATAGCTGGTTTATTTTCGTAGTGTCATGagaatctataaattttatcATTTGCGTGTAAGTCTGTAAGATATCATAGTTTTATCCCCCATGAATAGAAAATTTAGTAAATAGGggtatgaaaaaaatattttcaatataccTCATTCACTTGGATCTAgtaataaaacaaacaaaaagacaaaTATAGGCATAGTTGAAAAGATTCGATAGTATGGTGTCAAACCACATacgtaaatatttaatttagaaGGGAAGACAACGTCTaagctaaaaatattttcaatataccTCATTCACTTGGATCTAgtaataaaacaaacaaaaagacaaaTATAGGCATAGTTGAAAAGATTCGATAGTATGGTGTCAAACCACATacgtaaatatttaatttagaaGGGAAGACAACGTCTAAGCTAAAAACTGTTTTGGGTACATCATGTtgtgtttataaataaataactgAAACTGTTTTTGTGATTTGGTTAGCACCAACTTTCACTTAATGTAGTTTAAGTAATAtagtttgaaaataaattaaattttgatcTAGGAGAACTGATTATCcagaaaattatatttgaattatCTTATTGCTTAATTTATATAtcgttcgcaaaggtgaataagatgTTTGATGAGATTTCGGTTGCGGAAAGGTTATTTCAGTGACTCAAAAAAATTCTATCCCATTAAAcatgtttgtctccggacaaaaatAAAGGTCAAGTCCTCGTCTGTtcctatttttttgtgtttgcgAGAATACGATATGGTTTTACcttgatttatgaatgctatcTGATTGATCCTACCAATAGTCATATttttgtctcaaagattaaggcATACATGTGTAaatatgaacgaattcagactgtgaaactatAAATGattcattaaatcagttataatttgtttaatagtAACTATTACTCGGGAATAActgtagtaattctagagctaatacgtgaaacaaaccctaaaaagaaatacaattattagataaaaggaCAACGCAGATTCTGTCCGTTGCTcggatgattcatgataactcaaCAAAAAAAGCAGAAATATAACCCAATATAGTATTTAGCTCTAACAATATAGTATTCAACTAACAATATATCGATTTAACGAATCACAGACGTCTGATAACCTTAaaatgctaggattaaaatgataaattattaaaGTTTATTTGTACAAATTGTTTTTATTCGGTCTCTCTGCTCCACACATTGTAAAATATTACTAAAACAAATAACTGAGACTATGGATCTTGTGATTGAATGGTAAAATGATGCAACACATTTCAGATTTTGATACGTTTTACGGAATTAAGTCACATTATTTATGGATATTTATATAGATATAAGGCCAACTCCAACTACAGGTTTTGATGAGTTTCtaaccaattaaaaaaaaatcaaaaaatcaaaaagcaaAAAATGTGCCAGAAGAAGTTCTTGCAAGAGCCATTTAAAGAAgggcttatttgccaaataacaaaaaaacatgaaaattagattttaggagagagagtagagagagataggaagataAAGTAGGAGAGAGAAGgaattttggttagttagtgtatttaagtttttttcatgtatatatgGTGCAATTTCCCTTTAAAGAACTGGTTCTAAAGTTTTAAGTACAGATGTATATCTTTAATTGAACTGTCTTTTTATagaatacaaaaattaaataaaaactaaatcatTATTAAATTTTCATCACTAAGAAATTAATTGGATATTTACACCATTAGAGATGTTCTAAACTCTTGCTTTTGGCTCATTTAAATATCCAGAAAAAAAGTTTTGTCTATAAACTGTATTTCCCTCTAGAAATTGTATGAACTTTTTCATAAACTCAGGATACTCACAGgctaatccaaaaaaaaataaaaatctagacCTTCAGTCTGCGTGCTAGAAAGGTGAGATTATGGTGTGTTGTCTGTCATTTCCGACTCGGATGGTCCAGAATTAACAATCAAAATTCAATGGATCTATATTGATGGTGAGCCCGTGAACCCTTTTTCCTTAACTTgtgtgaagaaaaaaaatcgtaTACATGTTGTGTACTATGTAGGTACATAGACTGTGGAACAGTAGAAGCTACGTGCATTTTGGATTTGAATAGCTAGATAAAATAATTTacgtttttatttctttctggAATTACAATTTTGTCGTTttcatgtatatttttttttgaacatttttaaaatttttatcgcacactttttcatgtatatgtgacttaagttgattttttttctttctcgtAAATGTTTTAGAGGAAAATTcctgaaccaaaaaaaaattgatagaaGAATATTACGAGTAAAACATATTTTGACCGTTTTATCATTGTGTTTCATCACAAAAGCTTTTTCCGTACGTACATGTAAACACACATTTCCATATCTGCATGCataccttcttctttttctgcaGGCATACCTTTATCTTGGTAGAGAGGGACGTTAGTCTAGAAAACTCAAAAATAAGTCTCGCAAGGTTTTCTTAATAGGATTAAAGATTCAAATAGATGCAAAACAAAATGAAAGATTACAGCAAACAACTCAAGAAGACCCACGCAAAAACCCTAGCTTAATCATCACAACAACGACAACGGACAACAAATTAAAAACAGCACTTGTTAAAACCCTAGACAATAAAAAACCCTGATCTTCAACAAAAGgaacacaaatataaatatttagattaTTCAAAAGCCTCGAAACCCTTGATATATCGTACGTTGTTTGTTATCAAGTGAGAGGAGGGCAGATAAAGCCAGGAGGAGGATTGATTCCACAAGTGATGAGAGCTTGAAGTGCAAGAGGAATGAAGATGTTTAAGTTGAGAAGTTTAAGTCTTATGGTTGTGCAAAGACAAACGGCTGCTTCTAACTCAAGTAACCCTTGTAACACTGGACAACACACATTCTCCACTGGATTTCCAAGTCCAATATGGATCAAACCTCCCAAAACGTCAACACAAGCTCCAAGCTTCAATGCGTTGATCGGACACGTTGGTTGAGAACTTCCTCCTCCAGAAGGTGGACCACCATGATACGGTGGATAACCAGAGGATGGTGGTGGAGTTGTGATCGGAGGTGGGTTAATGATCGGAGGGAGAAGTCCTGGAGGTGTTGTGATTGGAGGGAGAATTCCTGGAGGAGTTGTGACCGGAGGTGGGTTAATGATCGGAGGGAGAATTCCTGGAGGAGTTGTGACCGGAGGAGGTCTTACCATTGGTGGTGGATAGACGACCGGAGGAGGTCTTGAGATAGGCGGTGGCCTCACCACTGGTGGTGGATAAACCACCGGAGGAGGTCTAACAAACGGCGGTGATGTCCCTCCACCATGATGTGGTggcccaccaccaccaccaccatgaTGCGGCGGCCCACCACCTTTTCCACCGTGATGTGGCGGTTTACTACCACCTTTTCCTCCGTGATGTGGTGGATTGCCGCCTCCACCTCCACCCCCTCCACCGCCACCGCCTCCACCTCCACCGCCACCGCCTCCACCAccgccgccaccaccaccaccaccttgATGTGGAGGCTTCGGGACAGGAGGGTGAGGGTGAGTGCAAGGAGTGCAAGCTTGGATCGTTGGTGGCAATGTGATGACCGTGGCGatcaagaaaatgaagaaggaaGCCGAAACCCTCGAACCCATTATTTGCTACTTTATTTGTTTGTCTAATATTACTGCATTGTTTGTCTGATATTTTTGCaaataaacatgtaaatatataggTGAAACTTAAGTGTTACCCGTGACTCTTGTAGGGGTGGAAACCACTAGTAATGAGTGCATgtagatttgattatttgctATGGTACGTACCAACATGTGTGGGGTATGAAAGTGAAGAAAAGTTTCCAAACTTCGAGAAATTTTTGGAGCATTTTATTGCGTTACAACTAAGAAATTTTGGAATATTTTTCAGTAAAAACTTTaaatgtttcttttgttttggatTGTTGTTGGTCCGATGCAAACTTCAAGGTCAAGCCCGTGACTAAAGTGTAAACAGATTATGATCACTGTCTCCGAACTAAAGAGTCCGTGAAATCGTTTGTTCCCTTGTGTACTTTTTCTTTGTTATTATAAAGGTTTTGTAATGATTTTTGAAGAGGacgttttaagaaaatttgggGGGAGGGGAGGGAGAGCTTCGAGATAAGTATTCTTCGAGGGAGAAAGCTAAGCTAGCACATATAAAGTAGATTTTGGCACAAGCCAAGTATGTATTAATTTTGAACAAAACTTAAGTTCACTCTTGaggtgaacctttaaattcacctCCTCTCTTATtaccaataaaaaaatgttacatagattaataataaaatacattatttaaataaaaaaatctaaaataattgaaaaaaataataacactCATTTTTATAACTATAATGCCactaactaaaccctaaatcttaaattctaaaccctaaaccttaaatctaaactctaaaccctaaattctaaactcaaactctaaaccctaaactcaaaccctatatcttaaacccaaatcctaaacCATAAGCCCAAAccgtaaactctaaacccaaactctagACCTTAAACTTAAACCCtagatcctaaacccaaacatagactctaaacccaaatcttaAACTCTAAAGAAACAACATCAACATTAACCCAAACCTTTAGGATATAGGATTTGGGTTCAGGGTTTatgatttgagtttagggtgtAGACATTAAGTTTGGATATATGGTTTGAGTTTAGAGTCCATGATTTGGGTTTAAgatatagggtttgggtttgggtttagggtttacggtttgagtttagggtttaagatttgggtttagggtatagggtttgggtttagagtttacggtttaggtttagggtttagggtttagggtttaggattttggtttagggtttatggtatAGATTTAAAGTTTAATGTTTAGTTAGTGGCGTTAGCATCATTAAAACTggagttattattttttttcaattatttcagattttttaaataaaattaatctattttattattaatctaGGTGGTATTTTGATCGGTAATAAGAGGAGAAGTGAATTTAATGGTTCACCCTAGTCTTGTTCATTAATTTTGGAGGTTAAGTATTTGGTTTACCTCACTCAACTAGGatgaacctttaaattcactTTTTTTAGGACCAATCAAGATGACACgtagataattaattaaaaaatattaaatttatttaaaaataactaaaaaaaaaagaataacgcTAATTTTGACGCTAtaaggtttgggtttagggtctaagatttggtttagggtatagggtttggatTTAAAGTTTACGGGTTGGATTTAGAGTCTagtatttgggtttagagtatacgtttgggtttagggtctaggatttgggtatagggtatagggtttgagTTTAAAATTTAAGGTTTAAGGTGAAGAATTTAAGATTTCGGGTTTACGGTTTAGCTAGCGGGGTTAGCGTTGTTAAAATTagtattattctttttttaattattttaaaataaatttaatattttttaattaattatctacGTGACACTTTGATTGTTCCTAGAAAAATATGTGAATTTAAAGGGTCACCCtagaaaaatatctaaattttgtTCTTTAAGATTTGGGTTTCActtatttaaaacaattatttgcTATATTAAGTACCCAGCAAAAATTAATACTTGCAAATTACTAGAATCAGGTTGTTATCTGTCAAAATTAAATACttgtttctaaaatattattcatcgcaagtaactaaaataaaaatacaaccaCATACAAAGTAAGTTATATGAATTTTGCTATCTTTTTTATTAATGATTTCTTttaaaatcatgtatttttatatattttcagttataaataattagagcatgattaatggagGTTCTTAGGGTGAGATTCTTAACAGAATATAAAAAACTATCTatgtatatctatatattttaagaataaaatGACTTCTTATTTGAATCTCAGATTTGAATAGTAAACTAggtgatgtttttttttggtgttcaTACATAGATATgcatatttattaaataaatatattagaaaaaatattattatttttttgatcaaaaattcattaatgTTTCTATTTAGAAAgtcttaattttaatttctgtaGAAGACGAATTATGCAGAATATTAGAGAAAAAgcttacaaaatatatttattatgggCAAGGTATACCATCAATAATCGATTTTATAGGACGGTTTAAAGTAATGCAGTTAGACATAAATTTCATAAAGTAGGTAGATTTGTTGATTGTATTATCGTCTATGTAACGTTTGTTATAGtttgtaataacataattaatcgGTGTTAAAAAAATTTCCATCAGGACAATTTAAAACGTAAGATACACTGTTGGACAGTGAAAGTTCTTATCGCTTTGCTAGGAAGGACTCATCTCATCTGTCATTAGCAGATAGGTTCTTTCACAAGGCCCAGTAAGGCCCGTACACGAGATATTAGGGCTTATCAAGTAAAAaactcacaaaaaaaaaaaaaaaacatttgctcTGTTTCTGTCATGTATTCTCTGATACTCCGTGGGAGAAGGTTGCAGAAATGTAGACTCTCACTGAATCTCACTTCCTTCTCCTCCGCTGCTCGCAAAGGTCAGAGCTTTACAGTCTCTTACCTCGTTGCATCACTGGGTTTCACCCCAAAGCTAGCAGAATCAATCTCAAAGAAAGTCAGCTTCAACAACAAGTGTAACCCTGATTCAGTTCTGAGTCTCTTGAGAACTCACGGCTTCACAGATTCTCAAATCTCCACCATCATTACAGATTACCCACTGCTCCTTACACTAGATGCTGACAAGTCTCTCGCTCCAAAGCTTCAAGCTTTACAGTCAAAAGTATCTTCACCCTCAGAGCTCACTGAAACCATCTCGAAAGTTCCAAAGATCTTGTCAAAGGACAGGTCTTTAAGCGTGTACTATGACTTCGTTAAAGAGGTCATGGAAGCGGATAAGAGCTCAAAGGTGGAAACTTTATCCCCACAGAGAGGTAAACAAGAGAATAAACTCAGAAATGTTTTGGCTTTGAGAGATCTTGGCGTGCCGCAACGGTTGCTGTTCCCTTTGATGATCTCAGAGTGCCCACATGTATGTGGGAAAGAGACGTTTCAGGAGTCTCTCAAGAAGGTTCTTGAGATGGGTTTTGATCCAACTACGCCTAAGTTTCTTGAAGCGTTGAGGGTTGTCAAGGGGTTGAACAAGGAAGCAATGGAGGAGAAAGTGAACGTCTATAAGCGTTTAGGGTTTGCCGTGGAAGATGTATGGGTAATGTTCAAGAAGTTTCCGACTTTCTTGACACTCTCTGAGAGGAAGATAACTCTGAACTTCGAAACCATGAGGAAGTGTGGACTGTTGGAAGAGGAAGTCCGGTTAGTGGTGAAGAGGTTTCCTCAGTGCATTGGTGTTTCAGAGAAGAATATATTGAACTCTGTTGAGACATTCATAGGTTTAGGTTTCAGCAGAGAGGATGTTGCTATGATGGTCAAGCGTCTTCCTCCTTGTATTGGGTATTCTGTTGAGACGGTTAAGAAGAAGATCGAGTTTGTTGTGAAGGAGATGGGTTGGACACTAAAGGCTGTGGCTTCGTATCCTCAGGTGCTTGGATACAGCATGGAGAAGAGGATGGTACCTAGGTGTAATGTGATCAAAGCTCTTATTGCCAAAGGGTTGATCAGAAGTGAACTCCCTCCGGTGTCGACTGTTTTGGTATGTACAGATCAGGATTTCTTGAAAAGGTATGTGAGGAAAcattatgatgatgatgatgatgaggagctTGTGGCTGAGTTGATGGGTATATTCACTGGAGAATAAAGCTTCTGAAActttttgtaagtttttttgcTTAGATATTAGTTCAGAGTGATGATTGTAGGACCAATGAGCAAGAGATGAGTTTCGTTTATTTAAAGAGGATTCATAATATTAAACATTGAAAGGGAATAAAGAGAGGGTGGGTGATGATGCAAAAGGGGCCACCAAGAGTGACAGACTCAGAACAACAACGCAAAGACGCAAAACGTACTTATAAAGTAGCGAATAGTGTCTACTTCTTTCTTTTCAGATTTACTCATCAGCCTTCTCCACGGCAACTTCTGCTGGAACCACGGCGGCTTCCACGGCTGCTACTTCAGTGGGTTTCTCCTCCTCTGCTTctgccttcttctcttcctccacAACTGCTGGAGTCTCCTCTGTCTTCACTTCTTCCTCCTCCACTTTCTTGGGCTCTACGACTTCCTCTGCTTTGCTCTCTTCCTCCACAACCACCGGAGCTTCTTCCTCTTTCTTGATCTCCTCCGTCTCTGTCTTggtttcctctgtttcttcgACAGGGAGGTCTTTAGTGGTTACTTCCACGGGAGCTTCTTCCTCTTTCTTGATCTCTTCAGTTTCTGTTTTGGTTTCCTCTGGTTCTTCCACTGGGAGGTCTTTAGTGGTTACTTCGACGGGAGCGTCTTCCTCCTTCTTGGTTTCCTCTGCTTCTTCGGTTTGTTTCTCTGTTTCTTCCACGGGAGCTTCAGTTTCTGTTACCGGAGCTGGAGCAGACTCGGTCACAACGGCGGCGACGGTTTCCTCAGGCTCCACTGTCTTTGGTGGTGTCATCTCGACGTGCTCAGCTGCGGCTGGAGTCACTTGTTCAACCTGCAAAACCATTGTCACACATAGATCAATTCAAAACTGTGTAAcgtttttatttgatataatcACAGAAGAAATGATATTTTCTAATGATGTTGATCACGTATATATTGTGTAAACTTAAGCATCTAAGTGGATTAAGACAAGTGAAAACATTGAATCTAGAATTGGATCGCTAATCAAACTTTAGACTAATGAGAAATGGGTTTGCAAAATTTAAGAACATATGTATGCATACATCAGCGGTGGCCATTTGAATGTgtagaaaagaggaaaagatcaaaagaagaagagaaagtgtgtgtttgtgtgtgtgtgtgatgcTTTGATGTGTGAAGAGTGTTGCTTGAGGAGATGGTTAATTTATAGTAGAAACAATACTAAAAAAGCAGTACTatagaatcttttttttttaaatatctgtaagggaaaaatattttataaaagaaaataagtaTGAGTTTAATTAATATTCTCTTGCAATCATAATTCATGAGATGAAAAGAAGCTTTTGGTGTATATTTGTTTGAGAAAGAAATATCATGTACAGTTTGTCTTAATGATAGACACCACTTGCGATTAACGTCTAGTTGTAAATATTTaagacaaatctttttttttatgtaagcAGGAAATTAAACTCTCGTCTAATGTAATATAAATCTTTTATCAGTATCATCAGTTCGACTGAAAAATCATCATATATAAAACTTAAATGTTGTAGAATTGAATTACAAAACTAATATCACATGTTGTGGTCTTAGGTATGAAGAATCCCGGATTTCCTCCAACATCTCTTCTTGGTAAATCCAAACCGTTTTTATATCAGATTTTATACATTTTGGAAGAAAGTGATGACGGGTGAGGAGAAATTATATACATGTTAATGGTGGGATTATATAATACAGTTGAAATGATCTGTGCACTGAATTTTTTATaccataaaaatttgaaattaaattttgaaaagtttatACAAAATCGGATTGCTATATAGGGGGGGGTGTATCACGAAACAATATTATGACATAAATACCGAGATCATAGTCACCTCGGTTAGACGACCCGTCCAATGTTAACACTGTTAAACATAGTTAACTAAAAACTCTTAAACGGATTGGTAATGGTCAAAGCGGCTTTCATAGCGATTGTATGATAA is part of the Brassica rapa cultivar Chiifu-401-42 chromosome A09, CAAS_Brap_v3.01, whole genome shotgun sequence genome and harbors:
- the LOC103838391 gene encoding probable serine/threonine-protein kinase kinX, producing the protein MATADVEQVTPAAAEHVEMTPPKTVEPEETVAAVVTESAPAPVTETEAPVEETEKQTEEAEETKKEEDAPVEVTTKDLPVEEPEETKTETEEIKKEEEAPVEVTTKDLPVEETEETKTETEEIKKEEEAPVVVEEESKAEEVVEPKKVEEEEVKTEETPAVVEEEKKAEAEEEKPTEVAAVEAAVVPAEVAVEKADE
- the LOC103838392 gene encoding transcription termination factor MTERF15, mitochondrial, yielding MYSLILRGRRLQKCRLSLNLTSFSSAARKGQSFTVSYLVASLGFTPKLAESISKKVSFNNKCNPDSVLSLLRTHGFTDSQISTIITDYPLLLTLDADKSLAPKLQALQSKVSSPSELTETISKVPKILSKDRSLSVYYDFVKEVMEADKSSKVETLSPQRGKQENKLRNVLALRDLGVPQRLLFPLMISECPHVCGKETFQESLKKVLEMGFDPTTPKFLEALRVVKGLNKEAMEEKVNVYKRLGFAVEDVWVMFKKFPTFLTLSERKITLNFETMRKCGLLEEEVRLVVKRFPQCIGVSEKNILNSVETFIGLGFSREDVAMMVKRLPPCIGYSVETVKKKIEFVVKEMGWTLKAVASYPQVLGYSMEKRMVPRCNVIKALIAKGLIRSELPPVSTVLVCTDQDFLKRYVRKHYDDDDDEELVAELMGIFTGE
- the LOC103838390 gene encoding 36.4 kDa proline-rich protein translates to MGSRVSASFFIFLIATVITLPPTIQACTPCTHPHPPVPKPPHQGGGGGGGGGGGGGGGGGGGGGGGGGGGGGNPPHHGGKGGSKPPHHGGKGGGPPHHGGGGGGPPHHGGGTSPPFVRPPPVVYPPPVVRPPPISRPPPVVYPPPMVRPPPVTTPPGILPPIINPPPVTTPPGILPPITTPPGLLPPIINPPPITTPPPSSGYPPYHGGPPSGGGSSQPTCPINALKLGACVDVLGGLIHIGLGNPVENVCCPVLQGLLELEAAVCLCTTIRLKLLNLNIFIPLALQALITCGINPPPGFICPPLT